The Drosophila sulfurigaster albostrigata strain 15112-1811.04 chromosome 3, ASM2355843v2, whole genome shotgun sequence genomic sequence TTAATATAAAAACTGATTAAATCAGAATGGGCataattaagttttatatttagtgTATGCCCCTTCCCCAAAACCAACGCTAACTAACTTAGGGCCTGCTTTGAATCTAGTACAAGTGTCAAGCGAAGTTTTATTTTACCCACACGAGTCGCCCTCAAAACAGCCCCTTGGCACGCAGCCCAGCTAAAGAATGGAGAAGAGCAGGGGGAGGAGATGCAGACGAGAGATTGGGGTCTTTAGGGGTTGACCCAGTGTGCGCTTGAGGCACAAATGGCACCCCTTGGCGAAAGTTCAAGAGCTGCATTAGAAGGCATGGGGAAAAATGGATTTCCTTTCGGTTTCACTCAATTTAAGCTAAAGATGTGCCGAAAATTTGTACCGGGAAGGATCAAGGATTACAATGAGGTATTGATCTACTATTGtggaaattgcaattaaaatttgtttaggCTTATAGTTATAGTTTATAAGCAAACCGAGATATCAAATCTCTATCTAGCAGAATTGCGATAAGGATAGATAAAGTTCAAATACCGCAAATTTCTAGTATTGTGTACTACAAATTTccgatgcaatttaattacacttCCAAAAGTAAATGTCAAACCTAGTCTCAAaatctttgtttttgtctttaaaTAGTATCTAGCAAAATACCcataaaagtttaaaaattccatatatttacatttgaatttttgattcATAGTTGAAGCGAGTTTATTCGCCAGCCAAATGAACcgaagaattttaaattgagctTTGATCTATTGTCAGCATTTGAGGAATGCAGAATTTTGGTAGTGTGTACGACAAACAAATTTCGTTATACAATAAGATATATACAACACACATCCAGAATTCTGTTCTTTCGAGGTTCATTGAATTTTGCAAGCCAAAGCGGATGTTTggaattttcattgttttttttcttgattGGATAACTACTGCATGGGCATGCCGCCATCACCATGACCCAGCTCGGGAGAGCGCACCAAATAGATGGTAGTCTGGCAATTGGGGCAAGTGGTGCACATTTCGGCAGCGGCTGGCGCAGCTGAGGCGCCACCAGCTGGCGTAGATTGTTGTCCAGCCTGCGTAAGAGTTGAATTTAGTGAGTAGATCGATTTAGTAGATGCAGCCCTGTTGTTTACGTAgccctgttgctgctgttgcttgcgTGGCGACAATTGAGctggtggctgctgctgctgttgttgttgttgttgctgtgcctgAACTTGAGCCTGAGCATGTGCCTCCTGCTGTGCCACTTGCTGTTCATAGGcagcctgctgctgctgttgttgttgatggtgaTGTTGATGCTGCACATGAGCGCGTCCGCTGGGATAAGGATCATGACGTGTGGGTTGTCCAGCAGCCGGTGGCTGCACGtattgctgtggttgctgctgctgttgcaacgaTTGCTGTGAAGGCACCACAGCAGCCggtggctgttgttgtgctgccgctggctgttgctgctgttgtagttgcatCTGAGATGCTGCCATGTTGGCAACGGGCGGCTGAGCAGCCTGTTGTGgtgacagctgctgctgttggtatTGCATCTGCTGCGGCTCCTGGCCAGAGGCGACTCTTAAGGGTGCCACGGCAGCATTGCCCACTTGCTGATTACCTGCAGCTTGGCCATCCAGGCCAGTGTGACGCACACGCGATGGACGAGCAAAAGCATTGGAAGCCATGAAGCTATCGTCCACATCCTGCAGGCCAGAACGACGCTGAAACGGATCCTGGCGATTGTTGTGGCGACTCAGCGCATCCAAAGGCGACTTGCGTGGCTGAGTAAGGAGTGGAGTATGATGTGATGATCTTGCCAAGGAATCGGGCAACAATCTCAGCTTACATTGTCCACATTGTGCTTGGCCTGGCTGGGCGTCAGGCTGACCTCGCTGCCATATTTGCGCGCCACATTCGCGTTGGACGCATGACGTGACTGCGATACGGATAATTGGGGgaggggcaacaacaataaatcacAAAACGCTCTCGAGTTATTGGCAACTTACGGCGACGCTCGTCTTGGAGGCACCTTGGCGTGTGCCACGTTTCGCATCCATAATCGTTAAATTCAAAGGCTAAAACTCGACTCCGAACAcgacaaaatcaaataaatatatatatatatattcagaACTTTacactttttgtttgtttggtttttacaATTCGtagcaagcacacacaaaatatttaaataatttgtgtttttgttcgaagagtaaaaaaaattgagagacaaaaaaaaaccgtaGTGAGTTGTGTGAAGTAGAAAGTTAAACTGTAAATAATGATATAGTATCACATATAGGGGAGGGAAGTAGATAAAACTTGAAGCTGAAATACAAGCACACTTGATTCGTcgatttttgtaattttaaacaattttgagTAATACAAATGTAATAATGTACGTATTTTTTGAGTGGGAGCATTTTAAACACATATCACACACATCAATTCTTATCAGAGAGggaaaataatattgcaagctgcaagcaaaataaaaacagtttaAAACTTAAAGTTGTCGAAGTACCTCGGCCATGCTGCAAGTGGGACGCGGTGCGCCATATCGTCCATTTGGTGAGATCTGTGTTatttgctgcagcagcgacgATTGCTGCTGGGAGCCACTGTCCCGTCGACCGCCGCTGGAGCGTTTGTTAGCCTCATCGCCCAAGTAAGTAGCACCAAAGAGTTGTGTGTTAggacttttgtttttattttgattgatttatgtgggtaatttgttgttgatttcatGAACGTTAACGTTAGTAGGCGCAACATGTGGATGGAAAAGAGttaacattattaaattacaattaataaatattacgaCAATGTTCAAATTAGTCACGTTGAtgcgttttttcttttaactaTGCGAGCATCGTTCATCGTTTGAAGGTAAATATGCAAGTCGATAAACAgcttatgcaaattgaattgttatCGATCGACCACCTTTTAtcgaaaaagcaaaatgacGCTCGATAAGTTTTTTGCACGGTTGCCACACTCATTGCATTTATACAACAACTGCTACAAATGTACCATTCCCCATTTTTTAGTACTTTCTTAAATCAAGTTTAAATGTACCGTTTTTCACTTTATGTGCATTTGTCATGGAAGCATTTTCACCgaaatcttttttttgtgtttagcaTGTCGTATGAttaattttcgtatttttgctattttgaaAGGAATTTATTAACTGcgaaatgtaattatttttaattagttctCGTTAATTTCTTTACGTTTGCTTTGTAAGCGTCTAGTTAAGCAAATTTGTACTTTCTTCTTATGTCGTTAAGCTTTATTTGTGTTACGTCTGGAAAAATTAGTTAGGGTAATTTATTGTGACTGAATCACGTCAGAATATATtgttattcaataaaaaaataataaattgttatattcACTTGTAgataactaaattaaatactatattaagGTAAATTTTTGTGGCTCTGGTACAAAAAGCATGTTTATGTAGCAACCGTTAAAACGCATCAGTTGAAATTATAATGCATGTCTTATAGATAGATACATTGTAGAAGCAACAGGCCACCAAGATTAATTGCATGCAGTTTACTTTGACTTTATTTATCGATAAGTGCGCTTCCGCAGATGATCAATATTATCGCACACGcccacaacacaaacacaacactaAACAAAACTAACACGCGGCTTGGGGCTTGGGACTTGCGACTTGGGAAGGGGTTTTGTTGCCCAGGATGTTTGCGTGCGCGATATGCAAATGCGGCACACAAAGAAATGGGCAACTAAGCCAAGTGAAATGTTTCCTGCAAGCCGCAATGCCTTAATTAAAATGTCGCCGCCTGTCCCGCCCtccaaaagagaaaaacactTTCTCCCCCAGCTGACCAAACTCACCTGTTTGTTATATGCAGACCATTTTTTTGACTCAACGGCGAATCGTGACCATTACGACCATTGGAAGTGCTGCCATCGTTGAAGAAGCCCTCGTAGAGCACAAAGTTGTTCGCCTGCGGTATGGTGCGCACCAGGCCATAATGCTTGCCCAGAAATGCCAACAGCTTCTCTGAGGGTCGATCCACCGAGCACTTGAGTGGTGTCCATTGCTCCTCCCGCAGCATGGTCTCGAATAAACGTTTGCCTAGGCCGGCGCGTTGACGAGACTCGTGCACGTAAAAGTCGAGAATCGATGGTGAGTTCTCCATTTTACGTGTTTGACCCTTCTCATCGAACAAATAGAGATCTTTGGTGCCCACCTTCAACAGTCCCGTAACAACGCCACTGTAAAAAGGCGAAATTTATGATGATCTATCTCCAATTCAAGACCATATGCGTCCTTACTTGTTGCCCGCCTCGGGATCAGCTAGCAAATAGATCGTCTGATTCTCGGACATTCGCAAGCGTTGGGCGGTCGTCACC encodes the following:
- the LOC133840457 gene encoding uncharacterized protein LOC133840457; its protein translation is MDAKRGTRQGASKTSVASRHASNANVARKYGSEVSLTPSQAKHNVDNPRKSPLDALSRHNNRQDPFQRRSGLQDVDDSFMASNAFARPSRVRHTGLDGQAAGNQQVGNAAVAPLRVASGQEPQQMQYQQQQLSPQQAAQPPVANMAASQMQLQQQQQPAAAQQQPPAAVVPSQQSLQQQQQPQQYVQPPAAGQPTRHDPYPSGRAHVQHQHHHQQQQQQQAAYEQQVAQQEAHAQAQVQAQQQQQQQQQQPPAQLSPRKQQQQQGYAGQQSTPAGGASAAPAAAEMCTTCPNCQTTIYLVRSPELGHGDGGMPMQ
- the LOC133840449 gene encoding alpha-tubulin N-acetyltransferase 1 isoform X3, which produces MVDFRFDIKPLFPQPIIKVTSNLLPHTFRGDRRQCLDATSKMSEIIDQLGQLSAISQGLSKPVTTAQRLRMSENQTIYLLADPEAGNNGVVTGLLKVGTKDLYLFDEKGQTRKMENSPSILDFYVHESRQRAGLGKRLFETMLREEQWTPLKCSVDRPSEKLLAFLGKHYGLVRTIPQANNFVLYEGFFNDGSTSNGRNGHDSPLSQKNGLHITNSPNTQLFGATYLGDEANKRSSGGRRDSGSQQQSSLLQQITQISPNGRYGAPRPTCSMAEIIHAGSGNSGKGGGGSGAESSRIK